In the Marinomonas algicola genome, one interval contains:
- a CDS encoding FKBP-type peptidyl-prolyl cis-trans isomerase, with product MKKTLIAALVLSSTTFSYADSADSSLTLESKEQRLGYSVGSMFGGRMGQDFTDLDLETFIKGFKDAYAGKELALTEAEITESIQMFQQEKLAEAQREQEKLAAEASAKNAEWFAELEKMDGVMKTESGLMYKAITQGEGAAPVETDVVKVNYEGSLVDGTVFDSSYERGEPISFPLNQVIPGWTEGLQLMTVGSKYELYIPSDLAYGPGGTGPIPPNAPLKFVVELLDIETEEETETETAEETAQ from the coding sequence ATGAAAAAAACACTAATTGCAGCGTTAGTCCTATCCTCTACCACATTCTCTTATGCCGATAGTGCCGACAGCTCATTAACTCTAGAGAGCAAGGAACAACGCTTAGGTTACAGCGTTGGCTCTATGTTCGGTGGCCGTATGGGACAAGACTTTACAGACCTAGATCTTGAAACCTTCATCAAAGGCTTTAAAGATGCCTATGCAGGAAAAGAGTTGGCTCTAACTGAAGCTGAGATTACTGAATCCATTCAAATGTTCCAACAAGAAAAACTAGCCGAAGCGCAGCGTGAACAAGAAAAGCTTGCGGCAGAAGCGTCCGCCAAAAATGCCGAATGGTTTGCTGAGTTAGAAAAAATGGACGGCGTTATGAAAACTGAGTCTGGCCTGATGTATAAAGCCATTACTCAGGGTGAAGGCGCTGCACCAGTCGAAACAGATGTTGTAAAAGTGAATTATGAAGGCTCCTTAGTGGATGGCACCGTATTTGACAGCTCTTATGAGCGCGGAGAGCCAATCAGCTTCCCATTGAACCAAGTGATTCCAGGCTGGACAGAAGGCCTTCAATTGATGACTGTTGGCTCTAAATATGAACTGTATATTCCATCAGATCTAGCCTATGGCCCAGGCGGTACTGGTCCAATCCCACCAAATGCACCACTTAAGTTTGTGGTGGAGCTACTAGACATCGAAACAGAAGAAGAGACTGAAACAGAAACAGCGGAAGAAACCGCTCAATAA
- the mqo gene encoding malate dehydrogenase (quinone): protein MTSNSVDILLVGGGAMSTTLGMILNQLDPSLTVTMVERLDQIAQESTNGWNNAGTGHAAYCELNYTSTRPDGRVDTSKAVDINAAFEVSLQYWSYLVENNILPEPTQFINRVPHKSFVWGEKHVAELKARYEALSALPSFQEMEYTEDRETLAEWMPLIMKDRNSDEPLAATRIQHGSDVNFGAIARLMANHLMKQDNFNVKLSASVTDLTKNKDGTWEVEITNKKGKKEIINAGFVFLGAGGGALPLLQMSGIEEGKGYGGFPVSGQWLVCDKPEIVSQHFAKVYGAAPIGAPPMSVPHLDTRIIDGKKALLFGPFAGFTTKFLKNGSIMDLPLSVRLSNLKPMLSVGKNNMDLTRYLISEVMQSHKDRVDSLRNFYPDAQDKDWTLAYAGQRVQIIKNDEKGGGKLEFGTEAIVSKDGTLAALLGASPGASTTVNTMLNILEKSFPKRIASENWQTQLKTMVPSYGESLTENTDLLLKVRERTLNTLKLKP, encoded by the coding sequence ATGACCTCAAATTCAGTTGATATTTTGCTAGTCGGGGGTGGCGCAATGAGCACCACCCTAGGAATGATACTTAACCAACTTGATCCAAGTCTTACCGTGACCATGGTAGAGCGACTTGATCAAATAGCGCAAGAAAGCACCAATGGCTGGAACAATGCCGGCACAGGGCATGCGGCCTACTGCGAACTAAACTACACATCCACTCGCCCAGATGGCCGTGTTGATACCAGCAAAGCGGTTGATATTAACGCCGCCTTTGAAGTGAGCTTACAATACTGGTCATATCTTGTTGAAAATAACATTCTTCCAGAACCGACCCAATTTATTAACCGAGTACCGCACAAAAGCTTTGTTTGGGGAGAAAAACATGTCGCCGAGCTTAAAGCGCGTTATGAAGCACTAAGCGCACTACCGTCTTTTCAAGAAATGGAGTACACCGAAGACAGAGAAACCCTGGCGGAATGGATGCCCCTCATAATGAAGGACCGCAACAGCGATGAACCTCTTGCGGCCACACGGATCCAACATGGCTCCGATGTTAACTTCGGGGCGATTGCGCGGCTCATGGCCAATCACTTAATGAAGCAAGACAATTTTAATGTAAAATTAAGTGCCTCAGTGACCGACTTAACGAAAAATAAAGATGGCACATGGGAAGTAGAAATTACCAATAAGAAAGGCAAAAAGGAAATCATCAATGCTGGCTTCGTTTTTCTAGGTGCCGGCGGCGGTGCACTGCCTCTGCTGCAAATGTCTGGTATTGAAGAAGGTAAAGGCTATGGTGGCTTCCCAGTCAGTGGTCAATGGCTAGTCTGCGATAAACCAGAAATCGTCAGCCAACATTTCGCCAAAGTATACGGTGCCGCGCCTATTGGCGCCCCACCAATGTCAGTCCCTCATTTAGACACTCGTATCATCGATGGAAAAAAAGCCTTATTATTTGGGCCTTTTGCTGGCTTCACTACAAAGTTTCTAAAAAATGGTTCAATAATGGATTTACCTCTCAGTGTCAGATTAAGCAATCTGAAACCCATGCTGTCAGTGGGTAAGAACAATATGGACCTTACTCGTTATTTGATCAGCGAAGTCATGCAGTCTCATAAAGACCGTGTCGATTCATTACGTAATTTTTACCCCGATGCACAAGACAAAGACTGGACCTTGGCTTACGCAGGGCAGCGAGTACAAATTATTAAAAACGATGAAAAAGGCGGAGGGAAACTGGAATTTGGTACGGAAGCCATTGTCTCTAAAGACGGAACGTTAGCGGCGCTATTAGGTGCCTCTCCAGGCGCATCAACCACGGTAAATACCATGCTTAATATTTTAGAAAAAAGTTTCCCTAAACGTATTGCTTCAGAGAATTGGCAGACTCAATTAAAAACCATGGTGCCATCGTATGGAGAGTCATTAACAGAAAATACAGATCTGTTACTTAAGGTACGGGAACGAACACTCAATACGCTCAAATTAAAACCTTAA
- a CDS encoding CBS domain-containing protein translates to MNAITQLRVMDLMTAPVISVSMDTKFVEIRHLMELHNVHHLPVVDQDKVVGIISDRDMLRVLSPFLGTAGEMQRDLDSFNRVAHQIMTRQPICVVEEDSIEAVLAWLKTVDISCVLVTDKAQLLKGIITWRDLLKHAKFSAT, encoded by the coding sequence ATGAATGCGATAACACAATTGAGAGTAATGGATTTAATGACAGCTCCTGTAATCAGTGTCTCTATGGACACTAAATTTGTGGAGATTCGACACTTAATGGAGTTGCATAACGTTCATCACCTACCCGTGGTGGATCAAGATAAAGTAGTGGGCATTATTTCAGATAGGGATATGTTGCGAGTGCTGAGTCCTTTTTTAGGGACGGCGGGTGAAATGCAAAGAGACTTGGATTCCTTCAACAGAGTGGCTCATCAGATTATGACGCGTCAGCCTATTTGTGTCGTAGAAGAAGATTCTATCGAAGCGGTACTGGCTTGGTTGAAAACGGTGGACATTTCTTGTGTTTTGGTCACTGACAAAGCCCAGCTTTTGAAAGGCATTATTACTTGGCGTGATTTACTCAAGCACGCCAAGTTCTCGGCTACTTAG
- the hslO gene encoding Hsp33 family molecular chaperone HslO, with amino-acid sequence MNEIQRFSFDHANVRGERVILTKAYQDIIKRKNYPLPIEQLLGEFIAAIALLRDLVKVDGNLSIQAKGNGFLSTIMTECDEHRNIRGIAQWDETQAIPEKIDLKETLQGGYLVITISHKNGTRYQGIVELVGATLGECIAQYFSQSEQLPSRVWLGCDGTACGGLFLQRLPKEQEKSGDEDAWDRLTLLASTVKQEELVSVATEELLHRLYHEEEVRLYEPKAMQFACSCSRQRTLEAMTSISPDELREIIIEQGKISTTCQFCAETYDFTDSDLSHILGDQSQTH; translated from the coding sequence GTGAACGAAATTCAACGCTTTTCCTTTGACCACGCAAACGTCCGTGGTGAACGCGTCATATTAACCAAGGCCTATCAAGACATCATTAAGCGAAAAAACTACCCTCTCCCCATTGAGCAACTTTTAGGCGAGTTCATTGCCGCCATCGCTTTATTGCGTGATTTGGTTAAAGTTGATGGCAATTTGTCTATTCAAGCAAAAGGTAATGGTTTTTTAAGCACCATCATGACGGAATGCGATGAGCACAGAAACATTCGAGGGATAGCCCAGTGGGATGAGACTCAAGCCATCCCTGAAAAGATTGATTTAAAAGAAACCTTACAAGGCGGCTATCTTGTCATCACGATCAGTCATAAAAATGGTACGCGTTACCAAGGAATTGTCGAGCTTGTTGGGGCAACACTAGGCGAATGTATCGCTCAATACTTTTCCCAGTCTGAACAATTGCCAAGTCGCGTTTGGTTAGGTTGTGACGGTACGGCCTGCGGCGGACTTTTTTTGCAGCGTTTACCAAAAGAACAAGAAAAAAGTGGCGATGAAGATGCGTGGGATCGTTTAACCCTATTAGCCTCAACCGTTAAACAAGAAGAGCTCGTTTCAGTAGCCACTGAAGAACTACTTCACCGTTTATATCATGAAGAGGAAGTGCGTCTTTATGAACCAAAAGCAATGCAATTTGCTTGCTCTTGTTCCCGCCAGAGAACCCTTGAAGCCATGACATCCATTAGTCCCGACGAACTTAGAGAGATTATCATTGAACAGGGCAAAATCAGCACTACCTGCCAATTTTGCGCTGAAACGTATGACTTTACAGACAGCGATCTTAGCCATATTTTAGGCGATCAATCGCAAACGCATTAA
- a CDS encoding ATP-binding cassette domain-containing protein, protein MIQFSQVSLQRGTQFLLEDADLTIFEGQKVGLIGANGAGKSSLFAMVRGDLSADTGELILPGQRRIAFMAQEVEETQRSALDYCLDGDDWLRKIESEIVKAETNHDANAQAHWLGEFESAHGYSARSRGETLLQGLGFKMEDMIRPVSDFSGGWRIRLNLAKALMCPSDVLLLDEPTNHLDLDAVMWLEGWLRQYPGTLILISHDRDFLDAICSHIVHLYQKKLVLYKGNYSNYERQRAEHLAQQQATFERQQVKRAHLQQYVDRFRYQATKAKQAQSRLKMLEKMETIGPAHIDSPFSFSIPMAEKTSQQLIQLTHADLGYVTEDGAQKVQLSHTNFGMRDGQRIGLLGPNGAGKSTLIKSLVGEIMNLSGTLVCGENLNVGYFSQHQLSALDLTASPLLHIQRLTPKVLENEIRRYLGGFGFIGDDALREVSGFSGGEKARLALALIAWTKPNLLVLDEPTNHLDLEMRQALTEALQAYPGAILVVSHDRHLLNSTVDEFYLVADNTVTLFDGDLPAYHAWLQARQQAMNRAEKSTLAPVDKVDRKEERRKAADLRQQLRPLRKDIEKHEKAVHNAQTKLDAITELMADGSLYDAENKDTLQRLLADEASWKQTLEESEEAWFEAQEKLEEAESQLS, encoded by the coding sequence ATGATTCAATTTTCTCAAGTAAGTTTACAACGCGGTACTCAATTTTTATTAGAAGACGCGGATTTAACGATTTTCGAAGGGCAAAAAGTGGGATTAATTGGCGCTAATGGCGCTGGAAAATCCTCCTTGTTTGCTATGGTTAGAGGCGATTTATCGGCGGACACAGGAGAGCTCATCCTTCCGGGGCAGCGTCGTATTGCTTTTATGGCTCAGGAGGTCGAAGAGACTCAACGCAGTGCTTTAGATTACTGTTTGGATGGGGATGATTGGCTCAGAAAAATAGAGTCGGAGATTGTGAAAGCGGAAACAAATCATGATGCCAACGCGCAGGCTCATTGGTTAGGTGAATTTGAGTCCGCTCATGGTTACAGCGCGCGTTCTCGAGGCGAAACCTTATTGCAAGGGCTGGGCTTTAAAATGGAGGATATGATTCGTCCAGTGTCTGATTTTTCAGGTGGGTGGCGCATTCGATTGAACCTAGCGAAAGCATTGATGTGCCCTTCTGATGTATTGTTGCTGGATGAGCCAACGAACCATTTAGATTTAGATGCGGTGATGTGGTTAGAAGGCTGGTTGCGCCAATACCCTGGTACCCTGATTCTGATTTCTCATGATAGGGACTTTTTAGACGCTATTTGCAGTCATATAGTGCATTTATATCAGAAAAAATTGGTGCTTTATAAGGGGAATTACAGCAATTATGAAAGACAACGTGCCGAGCATTTAGCCCAACAGCAGGCGACATTTGAGCGTCAGCAGGTAAAACGTGCCCATTTGCAGCAGTATGTGGATCGCTTTCGTTATCAAGCAACAAAAGCTAAGCAGGCGCAAAGCCGTTTAAAAATGCTGGAGAAAATGGAAACCATTGGCCCCGCTCATATTGATTCTCCATTTTCTTTTAGTATCCCAATGGCGGAAAAAACATCTCAACAGCTTATTCAATTAACACATGCGGATTTAGGTTATGTGACCGAAGACGGCGCGCAAAAAGTGCAGTTATCACACACTAATTTTGGCATGAGAGATGGTCAAAGGATTGGTTTGCTTGGGCCGAACGGGGCCGGTAAATCCACTTTGATAAAGTCTCTTGTGGGTGAAATAATGAACTTGTCAGGAACCTTAGTATGTGGTGAAAACCTGAACGTTGGCTACTTTTCACAACATCAGTTGAGTGCATTGGATCTAACCGCTTCACCCTTACTGCACATTCAAAGGTTAACGCCCAAAGTATTAGAAAACGAAATACGCCGTTACTTAGGTGGCTTTGGTTTTATCGGTGATGATGCGTTGCGTGAGGTCAGTGGTTTTTCTGGTGGTGAAAAAGCGCGTTTAGCCTTGGCGTTAATTGCTTGGACAAAGCCTAATCTATTGGTGCTGGATGAACCGACAAACCATTTAGACCTTGAAATGAGACAAGCGTTAACGGAAGCCTTGCAAGCTTACCCTGGTGCCATTCTAGTGGTTTCACACGATCGTCATTTATTAAACAGTACTGTGGATGAATTCTATCTTGTGGCGGATAACACAGTGACTTTATTTGATGGTGATTTACCAGCTTACCATGCTTGGTTGCAAGCGCGTCAGCAAGCCATGAACCGCGCTGAAAAAAGCACACTTGCGCCCGTTGATAAAGTAGACCGTAAAGAAGAGCGTCGAAAAGCGGCGGATCTTAGGCAGCAATTAAGACCCTTGCGAAAAGACATAGAAAAGCATGAAAAAGCCGTACATAACGCACAGACAAAGCTGGATGCCATCACTGAGCTAATGGCTGATGGTTCACTTTACGACGCTGAAAATAAAGATACTTTACAGCGCTTGCTTGCCGATGAAGCCAGTTGGAAGCAAACGTTAGAGGAAAGCGAAGAGGCGTGGTTTGAGGCTCAAGAAAAGCTTGAAGAAGCCGAATCTCAGCTTAGTTAA
- the hemB gene encoding porphobilinogen synthase produces MTFPFVRMRRMRKDDFSRRLMRENQLSVDDLIYPMFVIEGENQRETVASMPGIERVSLDQLLVEAAELVALGIPAIALFPVVSSEKKSLEAEEAYNSDGLAQRAVRALKEAFPDLGVITDVALDPFTTHGQDGVIDGSGYVLNDITTDILVKQALSHAEAGADVVAPSDMMDGRIGAIREALESQGYINTRIMAYSAKYASAYYGPFRDAVGSSSNLGKGNKFTYQMDPANSDEAIREVLLDIEEGADMVMVKPGMPYLDIVRRVKTELAVPTFAYQVSGEYAMQVAAFQHGWLDKNSVMIESLLAFKRAGADGILTYFAKDAARLLLAK; encoded by the coding sequence ATGACCTTTCCATTTGTCCGTATGCGTCGTATGCGTAAAGATGATTTTTCTCGTCGTTTAATGCGTGAAAATCAATTAAGCGTAGATGATTTGATTTACCCCATGTTTGTTATTGAAGGGGAGAATCAAAGGGAAACGGTTGCGTCTATGCCGGGCATTGAGCGAGTCTCTTTGGATCAGTTATTAGTGGAAGCGGCTGAGTTGGTGGCGCTTGGAATCCCCGCTATTGCTTTGTTTCCAGTGGTGTCTTCGGAGAAAAAATCTTTAGAAGCTGAAGAAGCTTATAATTCAGATGGATTGGCTCAGCGAGCCGTGAGAGCATTAAAAGAAGCGTTTCCTGATTTAGGCGTCATAACAGACGTTGCCTTGGATCCTTTTACTACTCATGGCCAAGATGGTGTTATTGATGGTTCAGGTTATGTATTAAATGACATTACAACCGATATTTTGGTGAAGCAGGCGCTGTCTCATGCCGAAGCGGGTGCCGACGTTGTTGCACCATCCGATATGATGGATGGCCGTATCGGTGCGATACGAGAGGCGCTTGAGTCACAAGGTTACATAAATACACGTATTATGGCTTATTCAGCCAAGTATGCGTCTGCTTATTATGGGCCTTTTAGAGACGCTGTAGGTTCCAGTTCAAATTTGGGTAAGGGAAATAAATTTACTTATCAAATGGACCCAGCTAACTCTGATGAAGCGATTCGCGAAGTCTTGCTTGATATTGAAGAGGGCGCGGATATGGTGATGGTTAAACCCGGTATGCCTTATTTAGATATTGTTCGTCGTGTGAAAACTGAGCTAGCGGTGCCTACGTTTGCGTACCAAGTAAGTGGCGAATACGCTATGCAGGTGGCGGCCTTTCAACACGGTTGGTTAGATAAAAACAGCGTTATGATTGAATCGTTATTAGCGTTTAAGCGAGCCGGGGCCGATGGGATTTTGACCTATTTCGCAAAAGATGCGGCTCGTTTATTGCTTGCAAAGTAA